Proteins from a genomic interval of Drosophila melanogaster chromosome 2R:
- the Mtap gene encoding methylthioadenosine phosphorylase, isoform A, with the protein MITIKCKDTNLDPLPVKIGIIGGSGLDDPDILEQRQERVVETPYGEPSDALIEGEINGVQCVLLARHGRKHDIMPSNVNYRANIWALRDVGCTHLIVSTACGSLREEIKPGNLVVPHDFIDRTTKRLQTFYDGKAQSPRGVCHLPMFPAFSERTRNILLQAAKELEIPAHDKATIVTIEGPRFSSRSESHMFRQWGGDLINMTTCPEVVLAKEAGLLYGSVAIATDYDCWRMGCEGVNVQDVLRTFAENVIKVKKILVNAVGRIAKEDWSEDILNAKQCVCNNTMSGAM; encoded by the exons ATGATTACGATTAAATGTAAAGACACCAATCTGGACCCGCTTCCGGTCAAG ATTGGTATTATTGGCGGTTCGGGGCTTGACGACCCAGATATCCTGGAACAGCGGCAGGAACGTGTGGTGGAGACGCCCTACGGAGAACCGTCTGATGCATTGATTGAAGGCGAGATCAATGGAGTACAGTGCGTACTCCTGGCGCGTCATGGACGCAAGCACGACATCATGCCCTCCAATGTTAACTACCGGGCCAACATCTGGGCTCTACGCGATGTGGGCTGCACCCACTTAATTGTCTCCACGGCATGTGGATCGTTGCGCGAGGAAATCAAGCCGGGCAACCTGGTTGTTCCACACGACTTTATCGACAGGACTACTAAACGCCTTCAGACCTTCTACGATGGCAAGGCACAAAGTCCACGTGGTGTTTGCCACCTGCCCATGTTTCCGGCATTCAGCGAACGCACCCGCAACATTCTGCTTCAGGCGGCCAAGGAGCTGGAGATTCCCGCCCACGATAAGGCCACCATTGTGACTATTGAGGGTCCGCGCTTCTCCTCTCGCTCGGAGAGCCACATGTTCCGTCAGTGGGGCGGGGACCTCATAAACATGACCACGTGTCCAGAAGTGGTGCTAGCCAAGGAGGCTGGCCTACTTTACGGGTCGGTGGCCATTGCCACGGACTACGACTGCTGGCGCATGGGTTGCGAGGGTGTCAACGTGCAGGATGTCCTCCGTACTTTTGCCGAGAACGTAATTAAGGTGAAGAAGATTCTGGTCAACGCTGTTGGTCGAATTGCCAAGGAGGACTGGTCGGAGGACATACTAAATGCCAAG CAATGCGTTTGCAACAACACAATGTCTGGAGCCATGTGA
- the Mtap gene encoding methylthioadenosine phosphorylase, isoform B, protein MITIKCKDTNLDPLPVKIGIIGGSGLDDPDILEQRQERVVETPYGEPSDALIEGEINGVQCVLLARHGRKHDIMPSNVNYRANIWALRDVGCTHLIVSTACGSLREEIKPGNLVVPHDFIDRTTKRLQTFYDGKAQSPRGVCHLPMFPAFSERTRNILLQAAKELEIPAHDKATIVTIEGPRFSSRSESHMFRQWGGDLINMTTCPEVVLAKEAGLLYGSVAIATDYDCWRMGCEGVNVQDVLRTFAENVIKVKKILVNAVGRIAKEDWSEDILNAKQCVCNNTMSGAMXRFIKLCHEITEETLIRRKIYVPPLYQQFHKKRGPRVHSISITYELDPKDKRQPVKTPLKCETVTSASASQ, encoded by the exons ATGATTACGATTAAATGTAAAGACACCAATCTGGACCCGCTTCCGGTCAAG ATTGGTATTATTGGCGGTTCGGGGCTTGACGACCCAGATATCCTGGAACAGCGGCAGGAACGTGTGGTGGAGACGCCCTACGGAGAACCGTCTGATGCATTGATTGAAGGCGAGATCAATGGAGTACAGTGCGTACTCCTGGCGCGTCATGGACGCAAGCACGACATCATGCCCTCCAATGTTAACTACCGGGCCAACATCTGGGCTCTACGCGATGTGGGCTGCACCCACTTAATTGTCTCCACGGCATGTGGATCGTTGCGCGAGGAAATCAAGCCGGGCAACCTGGTTGTTCCACACGACTTTATCGACAGGACTACTAAACGCCTTCAGACCTTCTACGATGGCAAGGCACAAAGTCCACGTGGTGTTTGCCACCTGCCCATGTTTCCGGCATTCAGCGAACGCACCCGCAACATTCTGCTTCAGGCGGCCAAGGAGCTGGAGATTCCCGCCCACGATAAGGCCACCATTGTGACTATTGAGGGTCCGCGCTTCTCCTCTCGCTCGGAGAGCCACATGTTCCGTCAGTGGGGCGGGGACCTCATAAACATGACCACGTGTCCAGAAGTGGTGCTAGCCAAGGAGGCTGGCCTACTTTACGGGTCGGTGGCCATTGCCACGGACTACGACTGCTGGCGCATGGGTTGCGAGGGTGTCAACGTGCAGGATGTCCTCCGTACTTTTGCCGAGAACGTAATTAAGGTGAAGAAGATTCTGGTCAACGCTGTTGGTCGAATTGCCAAGGAGGACTGGTCGGAGGACATACTAAATGCCAAG CAATGCGTTTGCAACAACACAATGTCTGGAGCCATGTGACGATTTATAAAACTTTGCCACGAAATAACAGAAGAGACGCTGATTCGCCGCAAGATTTATGTGCCACCGCTCTATCAACAGTTCCACAAAAAGCGAGGACCCAGAGTTCACTCCATATCCATTACGTACGAATTAGATCCGAAAGACAAAAGGCAGCCGGTGAAAACTCCATTGAAATGTGAAACTGTAACGTCCGCGTCAGCGTCGcagtaa
- the Bap55 gene encoding brahma associated protein 55kD, whose protein sequence is MSGGTMLYGGDEIGALVFDPGHHSLRVGYAQEDSPKAEIPSVVGIGAAPETNLDPETKTDNNATPNNADQRKFYVDTNYVTVPRSNMEVQTYMKDGMIDNWDLFEKVIDYAYANVIQSEPEYHPVLFSEASWNVRNNREKLTELMFEKYNVPAFFLVKNAVLAAFSSGRATALVVDSGATHTSAVPVHEGYVLSQAVVKSPLGGDFLSRQCRQHLEKHGIDLSPVYKIASKDVVKERDNGRFTLRKLPENLTQSWQNYMLQLMMQDFQMNVLQVLENPFDERVAAQIPTVHYEFPNGYHQDFGSERFKIAESLFDNAMLGAGQLASTSVGMCDADVRLSLFGSVVVTGGNTLLQGFPERLNRDLQLRAPSNTRLKMISANGSVERRFGAWIGGSILASIGTFQQMWISSQEYEEAGKSQVERKCP, encoded by the exons ATGAGTGGCGGCACCATGCTATATGGCGGCGACGAGATCGGCGCCCTGGTCTTCGATCCTGGACATCATTCCTTGCGAGTGGGCTACGCACAGGAGGATTCGCCCAAGGCGGAGATACCCTCGGTTGTGGGGATTGGAGCAGCTCCAGAGACCAATCTCGATCCGGAAACTAAAACAGACAACAATGCCACGCCAAATA ATGCTGACCAGCGCAAGTTCTATGTGGACACCAACTACGTGACCGTTCCCCGTTCCAATATGGAGGTGCAGACCTATATGAAAGACGGCATGATTGACAACTGGGACCTGTTTGAGAAGGTTATTGATTATGCCTACGCCAATGTCATTCAGTCGGAGCCGGAATACCATCCCGTGCTCTTTTCCGAGGCATCGTGGAATGTCCGCAACAACCGCGAGAAGCTAACCGAGCTTATGTTCGAGAAGTACAATGTTCCAGCCTTCTTTCTGGTAAAGAACGCCGTTCTGGCTGCCTTCTCCAGCGGGCGGGCCACCGCTTTGGTTGTCGATAGTGGAGCCACCCACACCTCGGCCGTTCCCGTCCATGAGGGCTATGTCCTATCCCAGGCGGTGGTTAAGTCACCCCTGGGTGGAGACTTCCTTTCACGACAGTGCCGCCAGCATCTGGAGAAGCACGGCATTGATCTGTCGCCGGTATACAAGATTGCCTCCAAAGACGTTGTTAAGGAGCGCGACAACGGACGCTTCACGCTGCGCAAACTGCCAGAGAACCTAACTCAGTCGTGGCAAAACTACATGTTGCAGCTCATGATGCAAGACTTTCAGATGAATGTGCTGCAGGTCCTAGAAAATCCGTTCGACGAACGGGTTGCTGCTCAAATCCCGACGGTACACTATGAGTTTCCTAATGGTTATCATCAGGACTTTGGCTCTGAGCGGTTCAAGATAGCCGAGAGTCTCTTTGACAATGCAATGCTGGGAGCTGGCCAATTGGCGTCCACCAGTGTGGGCATGTGTGATGCGGATGTGCGGCTGTCACTTTTCGGCTCAGTTGTCGTTACTG GTGGCAATACCCTTCTGCAAGGCTTTCCGGAGCGCCTAAATCGCGATCTCCAGCTGCGTGCCCCCTCAAATACGCGCCTAAAAATGATTTCTGCCAATGGCAGCGTGGAGCGAAGATTTGGAGCCTGGATTGGCGGCTCTATTCTAGCCAGCATAGGTACTTTCCAACAGATGTGGATATCGTCGCAGGAGTACGAAGAGGCCGGCAAGAGCCAAGTCGAGCGGAAGTGTCCGTAA
- the Lhr gene encoding lethal hybrid rescue has translation MCCRTLEKHSAKNIKMSTDSAEETVIHSTVPHLEINISNTNISGQIVLNDLLLMEMLARYPFLIIPQVEPKMDVDYDSWGWDQLAKSFNQSYEHVELSTPFSVSELKLRWVKLRPLVRALAGSKGQIPEPLWRVMHDVHIRMQAPNPADVPKTKCQEFLLSQLPFVKSMAQAERRHLEVEVLALILEQERQEKATRKLGPKDLETVQSEYDEFLKAIRVKELPADNLLSPAMDRFGISPHKIRPNVASANKRIRYNNACKGSNDVKIKIETAIEPKIKDTTKCDERPIETPRFVPLKSAKYYIKRCRIRLKRVEIDDYLPLARIRRSRRPTLRT, from the coding sequence ATGTGTTGTAGAACGTTGGAGAAACACAGTgcgaaaaatattaaaatgagTACCGACAGCGCCGAGGAAACGGTGATCCATTCCACTGTTCCCCATTTGGAGATTAACATATCAAACACCAACATCAGCGGCCAGATTGTTTTAAACGACTTGCTGCTCATGGAGATGCTCGCCCGGTATCCCTTCCTTATCATCCCGCAGGTGGAGCCCAAAATGGACGTTGACTACGACTCCTGGGGTTGGGATCAGCTGGCCAAGTCCTTTAACCAAAGCTACGAGCACGTTGAGCTGAGTACTCCGTTCTCCGTAAGTGAACTGAAGCTGCGTTGGGTGAAGCTGCGCCCGCTGGTCAGAGCCTTGGCCGGTTCCAAAGGGCAAATCCCTGAACCTCTGTGGCGGGTGATGCACGATGTGCACATTCGCATGCAAGCCCCGAATCCGGCGGATGTGCCGAAAACCAAGTGTCAGGAGTTTCTTCTCAGTCAGTTGCCTTTCGTGAAATCTATGGCGCAAGCGGAACGCCGGCATTTAGAAGTGGAGGTCCTCGCCCTCATCCTGGAGCAAGAGCGCCAAGAGAAAGCTACTCGAAAGCTGGGTCCTAAGGACCTGGAGACGGTTCAGAGCGAATACGACGAATTTCTTAAAGCGATACGGGTGAAAGAGCTCCCAGCAGACAATTTACTCAGTCCGGCCATGGACAGATTCGGCATTAGCCCACACAAAATAAGACCCAATGTCGCAAGTGCCAATAAAAGAATCAGATATAATAATGCTTGCAAAGGATCAAATGAtgtcaaaatcaaaatagaaACAGCTATTGAACCTAAAATTAAAGATACAACAAAATGTGACGAACGACCGATAGAAACACCACGCTTCGTTCCTCTTAAAAGCGCGAAATACTACATTAAAAGGTGTCGCATCCGGCTGAAGCGAGTGGAAATTGATGATTATTTACCCTTAGCTAGAATACGGCGCTCAAGGCGGCCTACGCTGAGAACATGA
- the EDTP gene encoding Egg-derived tyrosine phosphatase, isoform A: MCSLTPNHMVNVTQQHLHDLLETFEKKSFEAAAFEEGTAEYDISKKCEYLFKLDYSLIELDNTNGLLSPRYPGRILIPEYEHGHMAKTLVPGNGLFGQVGGGVGGGGSSGTTATATPLNSSAGSTGSEGVGIQAFVTFANPLQTQQQHPLQQQYPSQQMHPLHAQYPSQQPHPLQQQQQQPSQQQPQNTIYEDQYDIQRMRELVTMAKYARCRQRFAVPVIMYRGKYICRSATLSVMPETYGRKVVDYAYDCLSGGNYTAPNGEENDADSTDESLITHMHDQAQSQFSYDEVIKSDIQLLHTLNVSTIVDLMVENRKIKYFMAVSSSEKADPNKHYKSFNLLSLPYPGCEFFKKFRDNNYMARNLHYNWKQTFNDANINIPNMGPAADIDVAWSEYRDWDLVAITQNYLRATLKYVQEENSGLLIHCISGWDRTPLFVSLVRLSLWADGLIHQSLNAMQMAYFTLAYDWYLFGHQLPDRLKRGEDIMFFCFHVLKFITDEEFSIVEHRKRTKTSSSSGSSVIVIKSDCCDDEPLKEDYILSFDQDSNDSYSNCSNCDMSITDNFYATTPAQVNPLTSRSPNPKRSRTSPISVPGSNARQRQESTSSNGSWQVVTDTGSIDSMMNGSYMMRFVAQQAADGGGSSNIPLCNGGNGYHCSINAASSGSGSGSGSSISNGSSTHGFANGSSKDVGGSTMASKQCINLRKQRLNAVRAIFIQAYGKTIGLKFKEGSSMNLATFIGNLADQLF; the protein is encoded by the exons ATGTGCAGCCTGACGCCAAACCACATGGTAAACGTAACGCAGCAGCACCTACACGATCTATTGGAAACTTTCGAAAAAAAGTCCTTCGAGGCGGCGGCCTTTGAGGAAGGGACGGCG GAGTACGACATCTCCAAAAAATGCGAATACCTGTTTAAGCTCGACTACAGCCTAATTGAGCTGGATAATACGAACGGATTGCTCAGTCCGCGATATCCTGGCCGAATACTCATCCCGGAATATGAGCACGGGCACATGGCCAAGACGCTGGTACCGGGAAATGGACTCTTCGGGCAAGTTGGTGGGGGAGTGGGAGGTGGAGGCTCCTCGGGAACAACCGCCACTGCCACGCCTCTGAACAGCAGTGCAGGAAGCACCGGAAGTGAGGGTGTGGGCATCCAAGCCTTTGTGACCTTTGCCAATCCCCTGCAGACGCAACAACAGCATCCGCTCCAGCAACAATATCCCTCGCAGCAGATGCATCCCCTCCACGCGCAATATCCCTCCCAGCAGCCACATCcactccagcagcagcagcagcagccatcgCAACAGCAACCACAAAATACGATATACGAGGATCAGTATGATATCCAGCGAATGCGGGAATTGGTAACGATGGCCAAATATGCGAGATGCCGTCAAAGATTCGCCGTGCCTGTGATTATGTATCGCGGAAAGTACATATGCCGCTCTGCCACGCTATCCGTCATGCCAGAAACCTACGGCCGAAAAGTGGTGGACTATGCCTACGACTGCCTGAGTGGCGGCAATTACACCGCGCCAAACGGAGAAGAGAACGATGCTGACTCCACGGACGAGTCGCTGATCACCCACATGCACGACCAGGCGCAGTCGCAGTTCAGCTACGACGAAGTCATCAAGAGTGACATCCAGCTGCTGCATACGCTCAATGTCTCAACCATTGTGGACCTCATGGTCGAAAACCGCAAAATCAAATACTTCATGGC cgTTTCCTCGTCAGAGAAAGCGGATCCCAACAAGCACTATAAGAGCTTTAACCTTCTATCCCTGCCGTATCCGGGCTGTGAGTTCTTCAAAAAGTTCCGGGACAATAATTACATGGCTCGCAACCTGCACTACAACTGGAAGCAAACGTTCAACGATGCGAATATCAACATTCCCAACATGGGACCCGCTGCGGATATCGATGTGGCGTGGTCGGAGTACCGGGATTGGGATCTGGTGGCAATCACCCAAAACTATTTGAGAGCTACACTGAAATACGTGCAAGAGGAAAACTCCGGCCTGCTGATTCACTGCATCAGCGGTTGGGATCGCACGCCACTGTTTGTCTCCTTGGTCAGGCTGTCTCTGTGGGCAGATGGACTCATCCATCAGTCGCTGAACGCCATGCAAATGGCCTATTTCACACTGGCCTACGACTGGTACCTGTTTGGCCATCAACTTCCCGATCGCCTGAAACGAGGCGAAGACATCATGTTCTTCTGCTTCCACGTGCTGAAGTTTATCACGGACGAGGAGTTCAGCATTGTGGAGCACCGCAAGCGCACCAAGAcatccagcagcagcggcagtagTGTAATAGTAATCAAATCCGATTGCTGCGACGATGAACCGCTCAAGGA AGACTACATCCTTTCGTTCGATCAAGATAGCAACGACAGCTACTCAAACTGTTCCAACTGTGATATGTCCATAACAGATAACTTCTATGCCACGACGCCGGCGCAAGTCAATCCGTTGACCAGCAGGTCGCCAAATCCGAAGAG ATCTAGAACCAGCCCCATTTCAGTGCCCGGATCAAATGCGCGGCAAAGACAGGAGTCTACATCGTCCAATGGTAGCTGGCAGGTGGTTACCGACACGGGTTCAATTGACTCCATGATGAACGGCAGCTACATGATGCGCTTTGTGGCGCAACAGGCAGCCGATGGTGGCGGCTCCTCAAACATTCCTTTATGCAATGGCGGCAATGGTTACCACTGCAGCATCAATGCAGCATCGAGTGGCAGTGGGAGCGGAAGTGGTAGCAGTATCAGTAACGGCAGCTCGACGCACGGTTTCGCAAACGGTTCCTCCAAAGACGTAGGCGGCAGCACTATGGCCAGCAAGCAATGCATCAACTT ACGAAAGCAACGCCTGAATGCAGTGCGCGCCATTTTTATACAAGCCTACGGCAAGACGATTGGACTGAAATTCAAGGAGGGCTCATCCATGAACCTGGCCACGTTCATTGGGAACCTGGCGGAccaactgttttga
- the EDTP gene encoding Egg-derived tyrosine phosphatase, isoform C, giving the protein MCSLTPNHMVNVTQQHLHDLLETFEKKSFEAAAFEEGTAEYDISKKCEYLFKLDYSLIELDNTNGLLSPRYPGRILIPEYEHGHMAKTLVPGNGLFGQVGGGVGGGGSSGTTATATPLNSSAGSTGSEGVGIQAFVTFANPLQTQQQHPLQQQYPSQQMHPLHAQYPSQQPHPLQQQQQQPSQQQPQNTIYEDQYDIQRMRELVTMAKYARCRQRFAVPVIMYRGKYICRSATLSVMPETYGRKVVDYAYDCLSGGNYTAPNGEENDADSTDESLITHMHDQAQSQFSYDEVIKSDIQLLHTLNVSTIVDLMVENRKIKYFMAVSSSEKADPNKHYKSFNLLSLPYPGCEFFKKFRDNNYMARNLHYNWKQTFNDANINIPNMGPAADIDVAWSEYRDWDLVAITQNYLRATLKYVQEENSGLLIHCISGWDRTPLFVSLVRLSLWADGLIHQSLNAMQMAYFTLAYDWYLFGHQLPDRLKRGEDIMFFCFHVLKFITDEEFSIVEHRKRTKTSSSSGSSVIVIKSDCCDDEPLKDPFTLNCRDYILSFDQDSNDSYSNCSNCDMSITDNFYATTPAQVNPLTSRSPNPKRSRTSPISVPGSNARQRQESTSSNGSWQVVTDTGSIDSMMNGSYMMRFVAQQAADGGGSSNIPLCNGGNGYHCSINAASSGSGSGSGSSISNGSSTHGFANGSSKDVGGSTMASKQCINLRKQRLNAVRAIFIQAYGKTIGLKFKEGSSMNLATFIGNLADQLF; this is encoded by the exons ATGTGCAGCCTGACGCCAAACCACATGGTAAACGTAACGCAGCAGCACCTACACGATCTATTGGAAACTTTCGAAAAAAAGTCCTTCGAGGCGGCGGCCTTTGAGGAAGGGACGGCG GAGTACGACATCTCCAAAAAATGCGAATACCTGTTTAAGCTCGACTACAGCCTAATTGAGCTGGATAATACGAACGGATTGCTCAGTCCGCGATATCCTGGCCGAATACTCATCCCGGAATATGAGCACGGGCACATGGCCAAGACGCTGGTACCGGGAAATGGACTCTTCGGGCAAGTTGGTGGGGGAGTGGGAGGTGGAGGCTCCTCGGGAACAACCGCCACTGCCACGCCTCTGAACAGCAGTGCAGGAAGCACCGGAAGTGAGGGTGTGGGCATCCAAGCCTTTGTGACCTTTGCCAATCCCCTGCAGACGCAACAACAGCATCCGCTCCAGCAACAATATCCCTCGCAGCAGATGCATCCCCTCCACGCGCAATATCCCTCCCAGCAGCCACATCcactccagcagcagcagcagcagccatcgCAACAGCAACCACAAAATACGATATACGAGGATCAGTATGATATCCAGCGAATGCGGGAATTGGTAACGATGGCCAAATATGCGAGATGCCGTCAAAGATTCGCCGTGCCTGTGATTATGTATCGCGGAAAGTACATATGCCGCTCTGCCACGCTATCCGTCATGCCAGAAACCTACGGCCGAAAAGTGGTGGACTATGCCTACGACTGCCTGAGTGGCGGCAATTACACCGCGCCAAACGGAGAAGAGAACGATGCTGACTCCACGGACGAGTCGCTGATCACCCACATGCACGACCAGGCGCAGTCGCAGTTCAGCTACGACGAAGTCATCAAGAGTGACATCCAGCTGCTGCATACGCTCAATGTCTCAACCATTGTGGACCTCATGGTCGAAAACCGCAAAATCAAATACTTCATGGC cgTTTCCTCGTCAGAGAAAGCGGATCCCAACAAGCACTATAAGAGCTTTAACCTTCTATCCCTGCCGTATCCGGGCTGTGAGTTCTTCAAAAAGTTCCGGGACAATAATTACATGGCTCGCAACCTGCACTACAACTGGAAGCAAACGTTCAACGATGCGAATATCAACATTCCCAACATGGGACCCGCTGCGGATATCGATGTGGCGTGGTCGGAGTACCGGGATTGGGATCTGGTGGCAATCACCCAAAACTATTTGAGAGCTACACTGAAATACGTGCAAGAGGAAAACTCCGGCCTGCTGATTCACTGCATCAGCGGTTGGGATCGCACGCCACTGTTTGTCTCCTTGGTCAGGCTGTCTCTGTGGGCAGATGGACTCATCCATCAGTCGCTGAACGCCATGCAAATGGCCTATTTCACACTGGCCTACGACTGGTACCTGTTTGGCCATCAACTTCCCGATCGCCTGAAACGAGGCGAAGACATCATGTTCTTCTGCTTCCACGTGCTGAAGTTTATCACGGACGAGGAGTTCAGCATTGTGGAGCACCGCAAGCGCACCAAGAcatccagcagcagcggcagtagTGTAATAGTAATCAAATCCGATTGCTGCGACGATGAACCGCTCAAGGA TCCATTTACTTTGAATTGCAGAGACTACATCCTTTCGTTCGATCAAGATAGCAACGACAGCTACTCAAACTGTTCCAACTGTGATATGTCCATAACAGATAACTTCTATGCCACGACGCCGGCGCAAGTCAATCCGTTGACCAGCAGGTCGCCAAATCCGAAGAG ATCTAGAACCAGCCCCATTTCAGTGCCCGGATCAAATGCGCGGCAAAGACAGGAGTCTACATCGTCCAATGGTAGCTGGCAGGTGGTTACCGACACGGGTTCAATTGACTCCATGATGAACGGCAGCTACATGATGCGCTTTGTGGCGCAACAGGCAGCCGATGGTGGCGGCTCCTCAAACATTCCTTTATGCAATGGCGGCAATGGTTACCACTGCAGCATCAATGCAGCATCGAGTGGCAGTGGGAGCGGAAGTGGTAGCAGTATCAGTAACGGCAGCTCGACGCACGGTTTCGCAAACGGTTCCTCCAAAGACGTAGGCGGCAGCACTATGGCCAGCAAGCAATGCATCAACTT ACGAAAGCAACGCCTGAATGCAGTGCGCGCCATTTTTATACAAGCCTACGGCAAGACGATTGGACTGAAATTCAAGGAGGGCTCATCCATGAACCTGGCCACGTTCATTGGGAACCTGGCGGAccaactgttttga
- the CG18467 gene encoding uncharacterized protein, which produces MAEYRPSTSWPHRMMSFQCRQADLNRLVMNYLVTEGYQEAAKRFMTEASVKPGPHMDTIGDRLRIQDAVRVGQVKYAMDLATRIYPRLFETDNYVFFHMQQLRLIEMIRDQKMEKALKFAQSKAAGFSKVDPSHYHEVERTMGLLAFDRPEYSPYGELMYYSYRQKVAGEMNAAMLRCHEDESKSKEEPMEPRMMFLIKLILWAQAKLDREGFTDYHKLDLGHADFEEEFRRSFQGF; this is translated from the exons ATGGCCGAGTATAGACCATCCACTTCGTGGCCCCATCGGATGATGAGCTTCCAGTGCCGGCAGGCGGACCTGAATCGCCTGGTGATGAACTATCTGGTTACAG AGGGATATCAAGAGGCCGCCAAGCGTTTCATGACCGAGGCGTCTGTGAAGCCGGGTCCACACATGGACACCATCGGGGATCGTTTAAGGATTCAGGATGCCGTGCGTGTGGGTCAGGTCAAGTACGCCATGGACCTGGCCACACGGATCTATCCACGGCTCTTCGAGACCGACAACTATGTATTTTTTCACATGCAACAGTTGCGCCTGATCGAGATGATCAGGGATCAGAAGATGGAGAAGGCCTTGAAGTTTGCCCAGAGCAAGGCAGCGGGCTTTTCCAAGGTCGATCCAAGTCACTACCACGAAGTGGAGCGGACCATGGGTCTGCTGGCCTTCGATCGGCCGGAATACAGTCCCTACGGGGAGCTGATGTACTACTCATATCGCCAAAAGGTGGCCGGTGAAATGAATGCAGCCATGTTACGCTGCCACGAGGATGAGAGTAAGAGCAAAGAGGAGCCCATGGAGCCAAGAATGATGTTCCTCATCAAGCTAATCCTTTGGGCCCAGGCCAAGCTGGATCGCGAGGGATTCACCGACTACCACAAGCTTGATCTTGGCCACGCGGATTTCGAGGAAGAGTTCCGCCGGAGTTTCCAGGGTTTCTAA